From a single Nostoc sp. MS1 genomic region:
- a CDS encoding 50S ribosomal protein L11 methyltransferase, protein MSWIELSLDTTNEGVDWVCTLVAQTIDINDVYITEYTQVNQEETSYPSWAFTINLYLAYDVYSRTRIDKIISLLSPLERTGIATAIRTNMVEDKLTNVNALNPVINKVGKRFFVLAPYVHYQPETTDEVILRLNKSFAFGSGFHPATILSLKLIERYVLPGMNTLDLGSGSGILSVAMAKLGATVLALDNDSAAVQATQDAVMLNQVEQQVKVMAGSLGSGSALGHWMNQEITDHVSTVQPTKSFDLIVANILARVHVALADDFQSALRQTDANKGLLIASGFTSDHEENVTTAFTNAGFEFVDCERLNEWVAFAYRLM, encoded by the coding sequence ATGTCGTGGATAGAATTAAGCCTCGATACAACAAATGAAGGAGTTGATTGGGTATGTACGTTAGTTGCACAAACTATCGATATTAATGATGTTTACATCACAGAATATACCCAAGTCAATCAAGAGGAGACTAGCTATCCTAGTTGGGCATTTACGATTAATTTATACTTAGCCTATGATGTCTATTCACGGACACGGATAGACAAAATAATTAGTTTGCTATCTCCCTTAGAACGTACAGGAATAGCAACAGCAATTCGCACAAATATGGTTGAGGATAAACTTACAAACGTAAATGCACTCAACCCTGTTATTAATAAGGTTGGTAAAAGGTTTTTTGTACTGGCTCCTTATGTACACTATCAACCAGAAACAACCGATGAAGTTATTTTAAGACTAAATAAAAGTTTCGCCTTCGGTAGTGGTTTTCATCCTGCAACAATTCTCAGTCTCAAGTTGATTGAGCGATATGTCCTCCCCGGAATGAATACTCTGGATTTAGGTTCAGGTTCAGGTATTCTTAGCGTAGCTATGGCAAAATTAGGCGCAACAGTTTTAGCGCTAGATAATGATAGTGCTGCTGTCCAAGCTACTCAAGATGCTGTTATGCTTAATCAGGTTGAGCAGCAAGTAAAAGTTATGGCTGGCAGTTTGGGTTCTGGTAGCGCTTTAGGACATTGGATGAACCAAGAAATTACAGATCATGTATCAACAGTTCAACCGACAAAAAGCTTCGACCTGATAGTTGCAAATATTTTGGCAAGAGTTCATGTCGCTCTCGCTGATGACTTTCAATCTGCGCTGCGTCAAACTGATGCAAATAAAGGGCTATTAATTGCCTCCGGTTTTACTAGTGACCATGAAGAAAATGTTACTACTGCTTTTACCAATGCTGGGTTCGAGTTCGTTGATTGTGAACGGTTAAATGAGTGGGTTGCATTTGCTTATCGTCTGATGTAA
- a CDS encoding IS630 family transposase (programmed frameshift) has translation MAKKYIVDLNEEEVSQLQAIIKKGKHKARTITRANILLMASEGETDQAIASIVRAHVATVQRIREKFVIGGLDFALKDEVHPPKPKKLDEKQEAFLIATACSNPPVGRVRWTMQLLADHLVNVGIIDSISDETVRQTLKKNEIKPWLKQQWCIPEVNAEYVFRMEDVLDLYNEPYDPKRPVVCFDERPYQLVEEVRLPLPPEPEQPERYDFEYKRNGTVNLFACFQPLAGWRHIEVTERRTKVDFAKQMKNLVDVCYQDADVIRLVVDNLNIHTPSALYEVFPPEEARRIIQKLEFHYTPKHASWLNQVEIELSVLSRQCLERRIPNAETLTSEIAAWEKQRNQQKASVYWGFQTKDARRKMQRLYPTLT, from the exons ATGGCGAAAAAGTACATTGTTGACTTGAATGAAGAGGAAGTTTCTCAGCTACAAGCAATAATTAAAAAAGGTAAACACAAAGCAAGAACCATAACCCGTGCAAACATTCTTCTAATGGCTTCTGAAGGAGAAACGGATCAAGCGATCGCTAGCATAGTTAGAGCGCATGTTGCAACAGTGCAACGAATACGAGAAAAATTTGTCATTGGGGGGTTAGATTTTGCTTTAAAGGATGAAGTTCATCCACCAAAACCTAAAAAGTTAGATGAAAAACAAGAAGCATTTTTAATTGCCACTGCTTGTTCCAATCCACCAGTTGGAAGAGTACGTTGGACAATGCAATTATTAGCGGATCATTTAGTGAACGTTGGTATCATAGATTCAATTTCGGACGAAACAGTGCGTCAAACTTTAAAAAAAA ATGAAATCAAACCGTGGTTAAAACAACAGTGGTGCATTCCTGAAGTTAACGCAGAATATGTTTTCCGAATGGAAGATGTGTTGGATTTATACAATGAGCCTTATGATCCTAAACGTCCTGTAGTCTGCTTTGATGAACGTCCCTACCAACTAGTAGAAGAAGTAAGACTTCCTTTGCCACCAGAGCCGGAGCAGCCTGAACGTTATGATTTCGAGTATAAACGTAACGGGACAGTAAATTTATTTGCGTGTTTTCAACCCTTGGCAGGTTGGCGGCATATCGAAGTTACAGAACGTCGAACTAAAGTCGATTTTGCTAAACAGATGAAAAATTTAGTAGATGTTTGCTACCAAGATGCTGATGTTATTCGTTTGGTAGTTGATAACCTGAATATTCATACTCCCAGCGCATTATATGAAGTTTTTCCACCAGAAGAAGCACGTCGAATTATTCAAAAATTAGAGTTTCACTATACTCCTAAGCACGCTTCTTGGTTGAATCAAGTAGAAATTGAATTATCTGTTTTATCCCGCCAATGTTTAGAACGGCGTATTCCTAATGCAGAAACATTAACTTCTGAGATTGCCGCTTGGGAGAAACAACGTAATCAGCAAAAAGCCAGTGTCTATTGGGGTTTCCAAACCAAAGATGCTCGCCGAAAAATGCAGCGTTTATATCCAACTCTAACCTAG
- a CDS encoding O-methyltransferase: MRIGQALDTLAQLATEGVGPFDLIFIDADKPNNPEYLKWALKLSRIGTLIIADNVVRNGTVIDPDSNDPNVQGIRRFNEILASEPRISATAIQTVGSKGYDGFALIRVIAD, translated from the coding sequence TTGCGCATCGGACAAGCTCTCGATACCTTGGCACAACTTGCCACCGAGGGAGTCGGCCCCTTTGACCTCATTTTCATTGATGCCGACAAGCCAAACAATCCAGAATATTTGAAGTGGGCGCTTAAGCTGTCCCGTATTGGTACTCTCATCATCGCCGATAATGTGGTGCGTAACGGAACTGTGATTGACCCTGATAGTAACGATCCTAATGTTCAAGGAATACGCCGTTTCAATGAAATACTAGCTTCTGAACCGCGTATAAGTGCAACAGCAATCCAAACAGTAGGCAGCAAAGGTTACGATGGTTTTGCGCTGATCCGTGTTATTGCTGATTAA
- the leuC gene encoding 3-isopropylmalate dehydratase large subunit, with protein MSKGTLFDKVWDLHTVGTLPSGLTQLFIGLHLIHEVTSPQAFAMLRERGLKVLFPGRTVATVDHIVPTDNQARPFSDRLAEEMIQALEQNCQENNITFYNIGSGNQGIVHVIAPELGLTQPGMTIACGDSHTSSHGAFGAIAFGIGTSQVRDVLASQTLSLSKLKVRKIEVNGTLNPGVYAKDVILHVIRTLGVKGGVGYAYEFAGTTFEQMNMEERMTVCNMAIEGGARCGYVNPDQVTYDYLKGRDFAPQGADWDKAVAWWESIKSDGDAEYDDVVVFNAADIPPTVTWGITPGQGIGVNQLIPQPEELLEEDRFVAEEAYRYMDLYPGQPIKGTKIDVCFIGSCTNGRLSDLQEAAKIAQGRRVAEGVKAFVVPGSERVKKAAEAEGLDKIFQAAGFEWREPGCSMCLAMNPDKLEGRQISASSSNRNFKGRQGSASGRTLLMSPAMVATAAIKGEVADVRELL; from the coding sequence ATGAGCAAAGGAACCCTGTTCGATAAAGTTTGGGACTTACACACTGTTGGTACTCTTCCTTCAGGGCTAACACAGCTATTTATTGGGCTACACCTTATCCATGAAGTCACCAGTCCCCAAGCCTTTGCTATGTTACGGGAACGAGGCTTAAAAGTATTATTTCCTGGGCGGACTGTGGCGACGGTCGATCATATTGTACCCACAGATAATCAAGCACGCCCCTTTAGCGATCGCTTGGCAGAAGAAATGATCCAAGCGTTAGAGCAGAATTGTCAAGAAAATAACATAACTTTTTACAATATCGGTTCTGGCAACCAAGGTATAGTTCACGTAATTGCCCCCGAATTAGGACTAACCCAACCGGGAATGACCATTGCTTGTGGAGATAGCCACACTTCTAGTCATGGGGCATTTGGTGCGATCGCATTTGGTATTGGTACTAGCCAAGTGCGCGACGTTCTCGCCTCTCAAACACTGTCCCTCTCCAAACTCAAAGTCCGCAAAATTGAAGTCAACGGCACTCTCAACCCCGGTGTATATGCTAAAGATGTCATCCTGCATGTCATCCGTACTCTGGGCGTAAAAGGTGGTGTAGGTTATGCCTACGAATTTGCGGGTACGACCTTTGAACAAATGAATATGGAAGAACGGATGACAGTCTGCAACATGGCCATTGAAGGTGGTGCAAGGTGCGGTTATGTCAATCCCGATCAAGTAACTTACGATTACCTCAAAGGTAGGGACTTTGCCCCCCAAGGCGCAGACTGGGACAAAGCCGTGGCTTGGTGGGAATCAATTAAGAGCGATGGTGATGCTGAATACGATGATGTGGTAGTCTTCAACGCCGCCGATATTCCCCCGACAGTTACCTGGGGAATTACTCCCGGTCAAGGTATTGGAGTGAACCAATTGATTCCCCAACCAGAAGAACTATTAGAAGAAGACCGCTTTGTAGCTGAAGAAGCTTACCGTTACATGGATTTATATCCCGGTCAGCCAATTAAAGGTACTAAGATTGATGTTTGCTTCATCGGTAGCTGCACCAACGGACGACTCAGCGACCTCCAAGAAGCCGCCAAAATTGCCCAAGGTCGCCGCGTCGCTGAAGGAGTCAAAGCATTTGTAGTTCCTGGTTCCGAACGAGTGAAAAAAGCTGCTGAAGCCGAAGGTTTAGATAAAATCTTCCAAGCCGCAGGCTTTGAATGGCGCGAACCTGGATGTTCGATGTGCTTGGCGATGAACCCCGACAAATTGGAAGGTAGACAAATCAGTGCCTCGTCTTCCAACCGCAATTTCAAAGGCAGACAAGGTTCAGCCTCCGGTCGCACCCTGTTAATGAGTCCGGCGATGGTGGCGACGGCTGCAATTAAGGGTGAAGTCGCAGACGTACGAGAGTTGCTGTAG
- the leuD gene encoding 3-isopropylmalate dehydratase small subunit: MVSEVKQVTGRGIALVGNDIDTDRIIPARYLKAITFDGLGEGAFIDDRTALKGEHPFDQPQYQGANILIVNRNFGCGSSREHAPQALAKWGIQGIIGESFAEIFFGNCVAIGVPAVTADAAIVKQLQDLVFANPQTPITIDLETLQVQFGDFSAPVSISEGTRTAFTTGVWDACGQLVANSEQIRVTASQLPYVTWGKLAVG; this comes from the coding sequence ATGGTGAGCGAAGTTAAACAAGTTACAGGTCGTGGTATAGCTTTAGTGGGTAATGATATAGATACCGATCGCATCATTCCTGCTCGTTATCTTAAAGCTATTACTTTTGATGGGTTGGGTGAAGGTGCGTTTATTGATGACCGCACAGCCTTAAAAGGTGAGCATCCTTTTGACCAACCCCAGTATCAAGGTGCAAACATTTTAATAGTTAACCGTAACTTTGGCTGTGGTTCATCACGGGAACACGCACCACAAGCCCTAGCAAAGTGGGGTATTCAAGGCATAATAGGCGAAAGCTTTGCAGAAATATTCTTCGGTAATTGTGTAGCGATAGGTGTACCTGCTGTAACGGCAGATGCGGCAATTGTCAAACAACTGCAAGATTTAGTCTTTGCTAATCCCCAAACACCTATCACCATAGATTTAGAAACCCTACAAGTGCAATTTGGTGATTTCAGCGCCCCAGTTAGCATTAGTGAGGGAACAAGAACAGCTTTCACTACTGGGGTTTGGGATGCTTGCGGTCAGTTGGTAGCAAATAGTGAGCAAATTCGTGTTACCGCTAGTCAGTTGCCTTATGTGACTTGGGGTAAGTTAGCTGTTGGTTAG
- the gor gene encoding glutathione-disulfide reductase — MTFDYDLFVIGAGSGGLAASKRAASYGAKVAIAENDLVGGTCVIRGCVPKKLMVYGSHFPALFEDAAGYGWQVGKAELNWEHFITSIDKEVRRLSQLHISFLEKAGVELISGRATLVDPHTVEVGDRKYTANKILIAVGGRPIKPDLPGMEYGITSNEIFHLKTQPKHIAIIGSGYIGTEFAGIMRGLGSEVTQITRGDKILKGFDEDIRTDIEEGMKNHGIRIIPKNVVTAVEKVPEGLKISLSGENQEPIIADVFLVATGRVPNVDGLGLENAGIEVVGSAIEGPGYSTTNAIAVNEYSQTSQPNIFAVGDVTDRLNLTPVAIGEGRAFADSEFGNNRREFSHQTVPTAVFSNPQASTVGLTETEARAKFGDDAIKIYRTRFRPMYHSFTGKQERTMMKLVVDANTDKVLGAHMVGDDAAEIIQGVAIAVKMGATKKDFDATVGIHPSAAEEFVTMR, encoded by the coding sequence ATGACTTTTGATTATGACTTGTTCGTCATTGGTGCAGGTTCTGGAGGTTTGGCTGCTTCCAAAAGGGCTGCAAGCTATGGGGCAAAAGTTGCGATCGCTGAAAATGATCTAGTTGGGGGAACCTGTGTTATTCGGGGTTGTGTTCCGAAAAAACTCATGGTTTATGGTTCTCACTTTCCGGCTTTGTTTGAGGATGCAGCCGGCTACGGTTGGCAAGTTGGTAAAGCAGAACTAAATTGGGAACATTTCATTACATCTATAGATAAGGAAGTCCGCCGACTGTCACAACTGCACATCAGCTTTTTGGAAAAGGCGGGTGTAGAACTAATCTCAGGTCGTGCTACTTTGGTAGATCCACATACAGTGGAAGTAGGCGATCGCAAATATACTGCCAATAAAATTTTAATTGCCGTTGGTGGTCGTCCTATAAAACCAGACCTACCGGGTATGGAGTATGGCATCACTTCCAACGAAATATTTCACCTCAAAACCCAACCAAAACACATAGCCATTATTGGTTCTGGTTACATCGGTACAGAATTTGCTGGCATTATGCGCGGTTTGGGTTCAGAAGTCACCCAAATTACCAGAGGCGACAAAATTCTCAAAGGTTTTGACGAAGATATCCGTACCGACATTGAAGAAGGAATGAAAAATCATGGTATTCGGATTATTCCCAAGAACGTAGTCACGGCAGTTGAAAAAGTCCCAGAAGGTTTAAAAATCAGCTTATCTGGTGAAAATCAAGAACCAATCATCGCCGATGTATTTTTAGTAGCTACAGGTAGAGTTCCTAATGTAGATGGACTTGGTTTGGAAAATGCTGGTATTGAAGTCGTTGGTTCTGCTATAGAAGGGCCTGGATATAGTACCACAAATGCCATTGCGGTAAACGAATACAGCCAAACCAGCCAACCAAATATCTTTGCAGTGGGCGATGTCACAGACCGCTTAAACCTAACCCCCGTAGCTATTGGCGAAGGTCGCGCCTTTGCTGATAGTGAATTTGGCAACAACCGCCGAGAGTTCAGCCACCAAACCGTACCCACGGCTGTATTTTCCAACCCACAAGCTTCTACAGTCGGGTTAACAGAAACCGAAGCAAGAGCAAAATTCGGTGACGACGCTATAAAAATATACCGTACCCGCTTCCGCCCCATGTACCATAGTTTCACAGGCAAACAAGAGCGGACAATGATGAAGTTGGTAGTAGATGCCAACACTGACAAAGTTTTAGGCGCTCACATGGTAGGTGACGATGCTGCGGAAATTATCCAAGGTGTAGCGATCGCTGTCAAAATGGGAGCAACCAAAAAAGACTTCGATGCTACTGTCGGCATTCACCCCTCCGCCGCCGAGGAATTTGTCACTATGCGATAG